The Cellulomonas sp. S1-8 genomic sequence GCTTCCACGGGCTGTTCCACGACGACATGTTCGTCTACCGCGGCGACGACGGCGGGGGCGGGGGCTTCGGGCCGCCCACCCCGCTGGCCGAGCCGGTCCACACGTTCAGCTACGTCGACAAGGTCTTCGACTTCATCCTGTCGACCGGCGCCCGGCCCTTCGTCGAGCTCGGGTTCATGCCCCGCGCCCTGGCGACGCAGACCGAGACGCTGTTCTGGTGGAAGGCGCACTGCAGCCCGCCCACCGACATGGGCCGCTGGGCCGACCTCGTCACCGCGACCGTGCGCCACTGGGTCGAGCGCTACGGGCTCGACGAGGTCCGGCAGTGGCGGTTCGAGGTGTGGAACGAGCCCAACCTCGTCCCGCTGTTCTGGACCGGCACCCGCACGCAGTACTTCGAGCTCTACGAGGCCACGGTCCGCGCGATCAAGGCGATCGACGCCGGCCTGCTCGTCGGCGGCCCGTCCACCAGCGTGTTCGTCCCCGACGCCCGGTACGCCGGCGAGACCGAGGACCGCACCGCGTCGATCGCGACGGGTCAGGCCGAGAACCCCGACGCCCTCGACTGGCGTCCGGTGTGGATCGAGGAGTTCATCGCGTGGTGCGCGCAGCGCGACCTCCCCGTCGACTTCCTCACCGCCCACCTGTACCCGACGGACTACGCCGCCACGCCCGCCGGGGGCCACAAGGAGATCAGCCGCTACGTCGACGCGACGTACGACGACCTCACGCTGCTGCGCTCGATCGTCGCCGCCTCCCCGTACCCCGACGCCGAGGTCCACATCACCGAGTGGTCGACGTCGCCGTCGAGCCGCGACCGCAGCCACGACACGCTGTTCGCCGCCACCTACATCACGCGCGCCTACCTGCGCTGCGCGGGGCTCGCGGACTCCATCGCGTACTGGACGTTCACCGACGTCTTCGAGGAGGGCGGCGCGGGCCTCGGCCCGTTCCACGGCGGCTTCGGGATGGTCAACGAGCAGGGCCTGCACAAGCCGACGTTCCACGCGTTCGCGATGCTCGCGCAGCTCGGCGACGAGGTCCTCGCGGACCTGCCGCACGGCGTGCTCACGCGCGACCGCGCCACCGGACGGGTCGCGGGGGTCCTGCACCACTACCCCGACGAGATGGGCGGGCGGTCGGTCCGCGCGGAGAGCACCTACGACGACGCCCGGCGCCTCGCCGACGTCGGTACGCGACGCACCGTGCGGCACACCGTCGCCGGGTTGCCCGCGGGCGCGACGTTCGACCTCGTCCAGCTCGACGGGGAGCACGGCAACGTCGCCGAGGCGTGGCACGCCATGGGCCAGCCGATCAACCTGACCCTGCAGCAGACCGCGGACCTGCGCGCGGCCGCCGACGCGCTGCTGCGCCGCACCCTGACCGCGTCCGACGACGGCGTGCTGCAGATCGACCTCGACCTGCCCCCGTGGGCGGTCGTCGGCCTCTTCCAGACGTCACCGGCCGCGGTGGGAGCCTGACCCGCGGACCCACCAGCTGCGGCCGTGCCCGTCGTCCTCGTCGTCGTCCTCGACGGGCACGGCCGCGTCACCCCGGGTCACGCCCGACCGTCCGGTCCGGCCGCCCAGGGGAGCCAGGCGTGCACCGCGAACGTGCCGTCCGGACGGCGCTGCGCGTCGAGCTCGCCGCCCGCGAGCCGGAGACGCTCGGCGAGGACGGTCAGTCCCCGGCCCGACGTGGGCAGCGGCGTGGCTGGGGCGCCGTCCGGCACGGGGTTGGTGACCTCCAGGCAGACGCGCTCGCCGGGCGCACCGTGCAGGCGCACCCGGACAGGTGCCGCCGGCGCGTGCTTGTGCGCGTTGGTCAGGGCCTCCTGCACGACGCGGTAGAGGTGGCGGCTGGTCGACAGGGGCAGCCGCGCGATGTCGTCCTCGCGCACGCGGTCCCGCACCACGGTCACGGGTGACCCGGCGGCGCGCGTCCCCTCGACGAGCTCGCCGACCTGCGCGAACGTGGGCTGCGGCCGCGAGTGCTCGTCGGTGGCGGTCGTGTCGCGCAGCAGGCCCAGGACCTCGCGCAGCTCGCCGAGGGCCTCGTGCGCGCTCTGGCGCACCACCGCGGCGCTCTCCCGGACCTGGCCGGGCTCGAGCCCGGCGCGGTGCTCCAGCGCCCCGGCGTGCAGCGCGACGAGCGACAGCCGGTGGGCGAGTACGTCGTGCATCTCGTGGGCGATGCGGTTGCGCTCCGCGGCGCGGGCGCTCTCGTCGCGCGCGTCGGCCTCGCGTCGCGCGATCGCCGCCTGGTCCCGCAGCGAGGCGACGAGCGTCCGACGCCCACCGATGACCAGGCCGGTCAGGACGACGAGCGCCAGGACGACGAGGTGGCCGAGCACGGCCCGCACGTCGTGCAGGACCGGCGCGTCGGCCCGATGGACCACGAACGTGCCGAAGGCGCGGTCGGAGACCATCTCCGCGCCCAGCCACAGCAGGCAGACGGGCCCGATCTCCACCCAGCGCCGGCGGGTCGCCAACGAGACGACGGCGAGCAGCACGACGCCGGTGGCGGCCTGCGAGAACGAGCCGACCGTGACGACCAGGCCCGTCACGACGAGCGGCGCCGCGTGGCGGAACACGTACAGCACGACGCACACCAGCAGGCACAGCACCTCGACGGCGTAGAACCACCTCATGGCGCTCTCCCGCGCCGCCATGCCCGGGTCGGCCTCCAGGCTGACGCCGAAGACCGCGACGGTCAGGACGAGCCCGACGGCCAGGGCGACGAGCAGACGCCAGGTGTGCGACCACGCTCGACGCCCACGGCTCGGCGTGGCGGGCCCGGCGACCTCGGGCACCGCGCGGTACCCGAGGGGCGCCTCGGTCGCGAGGACCGGTCGCGGGGACGAGGTCACACGTCGCCCGCCTCGTGCACGCAGATGGCGATGTGCGTGCGGTTGTCCGCCGGCATCTTCTCCAGGATCCGGCTGATGTGCGTCTTCACGGTCGCGACCGTGATGAACAGCTCCGCTGCGAGCTCGGCGTTCGACAGGCCCCGACCGATGGCGCGGGCGACGTCCCGCTCGCGCTCCGTCAGCCGGTCGAGGTGCTCGCGGGCCACGGTCCGGCGCTCGTCGCGGGGCTGGTGCGTCACCGACGCGATGAGGCGGTCCGTCACCGACGGCGACAGCGTCGTGCGGCCCGCGCCCGCGTCGAGGACGTGCCGGACGATCTCCGCCGGCGGGGTGTCCTTCAGCAGGAACCCCGCGGCACCCAGCCGCAGGGCGCCCAGCACCATCTCGTCGGTGTCGAACGTCGTGAGGATGACGACCCGGGCGTCGGGCTGCCCGGCGAGCAGGCGCTCGGTCGCGGCCAGCCCGTCCAGGCGCGGCATGCGGATGTCCATGAGCACGACGTCGGGGGACGTCCGCTGCACCACGTCGAGCGCCTCGAGCCCGTCGGCGGCCTCGCCGACCACCTCGATGGCGGGGTCCGCCCCGAGGATGAGCCGCAGCCCCACGCGGACCAGCGTCTCGTCGTCGACCAGCACCACCCGCACCGTCGGACCCACGGACCGTCCCACCCCCGGCTCCGCCGTCGTCGTCATGCCTGACCCTCCGTCCCGGCCGCCCACGGCAGCCACGCCTGCACCACGAACGTCCCGTCGCGCCGCTGGACGTCCAGCCCGCCACCCGTCAGCCGCAGCCGCTCGGACAGGCCCGTCAGCCCCCAGCCCGACGTGGGCAGGGGAGCGCTCGGCGGGTGCTCCGGCATCGGGTTGATGACCTCCACGCCGACGCGCTCGCCCGGGGACCCGTGCATCCGCACCTGCACCGGGGTGCCCGGCGCGTGCTTGCGCGCGTTCGTCAGCGCCTCCTGCACGACGCGGTACAGGTGCCGGCTCGTCGACAGGGGCAGCTGCGCCAGGTCGTCCTCCGCGACGTGGTCCAGCACGAACGTCACGGGTGAGCCTGCTGCACGCGTCCCGTCGACGAGGTCACCGACCTGCGCGAACGTGGGCTGCGGTCGTGAGTGCTCCTCGGCCGCGCTCGGGTCCCGCAGCAGGCCGAGCACCTCGCGCAGCTCACCGAGCGCCTCGTGCGCGTTCTCCCGTACCACCGCCGCGGTCTCCTGGACCTGCTCCGGCTCCAGGTCCGCGCGGTACTCCAGCGCCCCGGCGTGCAGCGCGACGAGCGACAGGCGGTGGGCGAGCACGTCGTGCATCTCCCGCGCGATGCGGTTGCGCTCGCCCGCACGGGCGCTGTCGCTCCGGGCGTCGGCCTCGCGTCGCGCGATCGCCGCCTGCTCGCGCAGGGACGCGACCAGCGCCCGCCGCCCGCCGATGAACATGCCGGTGACGACGACGAGCGCGGTGAACACGAGCTGGGCGGCGACCGCCCACACCTCGGCGGAGGGGAACGTCTCGGCCGGCATCACCCACGCGCTGAACGCGCGCTCGCTGACCAGCGTGGCACCGCACCACAGCGCGGCCACCGCCACGATCTCCGACCACCGTCGTCGCGTCGCGAGCGACACCACCGCGAAGACGACCAGGCCGGCCGAGAAGAGCGAGAACGACCCCAGGACCACGATCGCGCCGGTGAGCACCAGCGGCGCGCGGTGCCGCACCACGTACATCGGGAGGCACACGGCCAGGAGCGCCAGGTCCACGAAGAACCACACGGGCGCGGACGGGAGCAGCGCGAACTGGGGGTTCCCCTGCAGGCCCAACCCGTAGACCACGACACCCGCCGAGCCGCCGACGCCGACCGCCAGCAGCAGCCGCCAGGTGTGCGCCCACACGCGGCCGGCCCGGCTCGGCGCAGGCGCCGCGTCGGGGTCGGGCGTCGTGGTCACGTCGTGATGCTAGGCCGCGCGGCGGGGGCGCCGGATCGATCGCAGGGACGACCCGGGAGGTGGCGTGCCGCGCACGACGCCGGCCGCACCCCGGGACGGCCGGTTCAGCGACCCCGGTCGGGGTCGAACGTGAACGGGTCCCCCGTGAAGGGCGCCAGGGCGGCGGGCGCGGGGAACGGCAGCCGGTAGGTCACCAGGCCCGTGCCGGCCTCGCCGCCCAGGGCGTCCAGGTCGTCGGCCTTCACGACGACCCGCGCCGGGCTCACCTCGACCAGCCGGACCCGCACGACCGTGCCGTCCTCGCGGGTCAGCTGCCAGAGGTCCGCGAGCCAGTGCAGGCCGCGCTCGTCCAGCGCAGCCTCGGCGTCGGTCCACCCGACCACGCCCGTCACGTCGCGCCCCAGCCGGTCGACGGCGACGTAGCCGTCACCCGACGGGCGCACCCAGCCCAGCCGCTCGCGGTCCCCGCTGCGGCGGTGCTCGACCCAGGTCTCGTCCGGCATCCCGCGACGGTAGGCCACCACCCCACCGTGCCGGCAGCGATTTCCGCCGAGTGGGCTCCGTGCAGCTCGGTCGCGCGGACGATGCGCCGGGGCTCGCGGCGGGCGAGCATGGTGCCGTGAGCCACCCGCACGTCGTCGTCGACCCGCACGAGGTCCCGGGGACGTACGCGTACCACCGGTTGCCGCGCACGAGCCCCCGCACGCGCTGGTGGCGGCCGCTGCTCGTGGGGCTCGTCGGGGTCGCGGTGTTCGTCGCGCTCCTGGCCGTCGGGGCGGTCGTCGTGCTCCTGACGGCGCTGGCCTCCGGGCCCGGCGGCCTGGACGCGCTCGGCACCCTCGACATCGCCGACCTGGGGGACCCGCTCGCGTTCACGCTCGCGATGCTGAGCATCATCGCGATGCTCCCCGCGGCCGTGCTGGCGACGTGGCTGCTCGGCGCCCGGCCCGTCGGGCTGCTCGCGTCGGTCGCCGGGCGGGTCCGGTGGGGCTGGGCCGCGCGCTGCCTGGCGCTGTCCGCCGCGCTCGCGCTCGTCGTCACCGGCGGCGACCTCGCCCTCGCCGCGCTGCAGGGCGAGGCGTGGCAG encodes the following:
- a CDS encoding sensor histidine kinase; this encodes MTTTPDPDAAPAPSRAGRVWAHTWRLLLAVGVGGSAGVVVYGLGLQGNPQFALLPSAPVWFFVDLALLAVCLPMYVVRHRAPLVLTGAIVVLGSFSLFSAGLVVFAVVSLATRRRWSEIVAVAALWCGATLVSERAFSAWVMPAETFPSAEVWAVAAQLVFTALVVVTGMFIGGRRALVASLREQAAIARREADARSDSARAGERNRIAREMHDVLAHRLSLVALHAGALEYRADLEPEQVQETAAVVRENAHEALGELREVLGLLRDPSAAEEHSRPQPTFAQVGDLVDGTRAAGSPVTFVLDHVAEDDLAQLPLSTSRHLYRVVQEALTNARKHAPGTPVQVRMHGSPGERVGVEVINPMPEHPPSAPLPTSGWGLTGLSERLRLTGGGLDVQRRDGTFVVQAWLPWAAGTEGQA
- a CDS encoding GH39 family glycosyl hydrolase is translated as MPSGTSATARALTVDGVPADGRTLRHVWNECVGAGRANEALRADWQAHFREAVDVLGARYVRFHGLFHDDMFVYRGDDGGGGGFGPPTPLAEPVHTFSYVDKVFDFILSTGARPFVELGFMPRALATQTETLFWWKAHCSPPTDMGRWADLVTATVRHWVERYGLDEVRQWRFEVWNEPNLVPLFWTGTRTQYFELYEATVRAIKAIDAGLLVGGPSTSVFVPDARYAGETEDRTASIATGQAENPDALDWRPVWIEEFIAWCAQRDLPVDFLTAHLYPTDYAATPAGGHKEISRYVDATYDDLTLLRSIVAASPYPDAEVHITEWSTSPSSRDRSHDTLFAATYITRAYLRCAGLADSIAYWTFTDVFEEGGAGLGPFHGGFGMVNEQGLHKPTFHAFAMLAQLGDEVLADLPHGVLTRDRATGRVAGVLHHYPDEMGGRSVRAESTYDDARRLADVGTRRTVRHTVAGLPAGATFDLVQLDGEHGNVAEAWHAMGQPINLTLQQTADLRAAADALLRRTLTASDDGVLQIDLDLPPWAVVGLFQTSPAAVGA
- a CDS encoding sensor histidine kinase — protein: MTSSPRPVLATEAPLGYRAVPEVAGPATPSRGRRAWSHTWRLLVALAVGLVLTVAVFGVSLEADPGMAARESAMRWFYAVEVLCLLVCVVLYVFRHAAPLVVTGLVVTVGSFSQAATGVVLLAVVSLATRRRWVEIGPVCLLWLGAEMVSDRAFGTFVVHRADAPVLHDVRAVLGHLVVLALVVLTGLVIGGRRTLVASLRDQAAIARREADARDESARAAERNRIAHEMHDVLAHRLSLVALHAGALEHRAGLEPGQVRESAAVVRQSAHEALGELREVLGLLRDTTATDEHSRPQPTFAQVGELVEGTRAAGSPVTVVRDRVREDDIARLPLSTSRHLYRVVQEALTNAHKHAPAAPVRVRLHGAPGERVCLEVTNPVPDGAPATPLPTSGRGLTVLAERLRLAGGELDAQRRPDGTFAVHAWLPWAAGPDGRA
- a CDS encoding response regulator, with amino-acid sequence MTTTAEPGVGRSVGPTVRVVLVDDETLVRVGLRLILGADPAIEVVGEAADGLEALDVVQRTSPDVVLMDIRMPRLDGLAATERLLAGQPDARVVILTTFDTDEMVLGALRLGAAGFLLKDTPPAEIVRHVLDAGAGRTTLSPSVTDRLIASVTHQPRDERRTVAREHLDRLTERERDVARAIGRGLSNAELAAELFITVATVKTHISRILEKMPADNRTHIAICVHEAGDV